One stretch of Nicotiana tabacum cultivar K326 chromosome 18, ASM71507v2, whole genome shotgun sequence DNA includes these proteins:
- the LOC107766593 gene encoding aluminum-activated malate transporter 2-like: protein MEIGSVSHEKAGCFTNGLMWFMSLPGKLFAKLVEIAKQTKKIGKDDPRRVIHSLKVGLALTLVSLFYYFQPLYNSFGVSAMWAIMTVVVVFEFSVGATLGKGLNRGMATLLAGALGVGAHYLASATGKVAEPILLALFVFLQAFTSTFIRFFPQVKARYDYGMLIFILTFCLVSISGFRVGEIVDMAHKRLSTILIGASVCVIVSIFVCPVWAGEDLHKLVAQNMEKLGKFLEGFGEEISKSSEGVESKDAKTTLIEYKSVLNSKNAEEILANFARWEPGHGQFKYRHPWKQYLKIGSLTRQCACRVDALNGYINSEIKAPEEIKNIIKETTTKMSIESGKALKELARSIKTMTCPLSANKHVSNAKTAAKNLKSLLISGFWEDINLLEVIPVAAVASILTDIVICVEEIAESVNELASLAHFSSKETKVDSSKESNIEATQSRKIHACSQHVVITIQEGAQVQSSVQLTDQNMKL from the exons ATGGAAATAGGATCTGTAAGCCATGAGAAGGCTGGTTGTTTCACCAATGGATTGATGTGGTTTATGTCCTTACCTGGAAAATTATTTGCCAAGCTAGTTGAAATTGCTAAGCAAACCAAGAAAATTGGCAAAGATGATCCAAGAAGAGTGATTCATTCACTTAAAGTAGGGTTGGCACTAACTTTGGTTTCATTATTCTACTATTTCCAGCCCCTTTATAATAGTTTTGGCGTTTCCGCAATGTGGGCTATAATGACTGTTGTTGTTGTCTTCGAGTTTTCTGTTG GTGCAACACTTGGAAAAGGGTTAAATAGGGGAATGGCAACCTTGCTAGCTGGTGCGCTAGGGGTTGGAGCACATTATTTGGCCAGTGCAACTGGTAAAGTTGCGGAGCCAATACTTCTTGCACTATTTGTCTTTTTACAAG CATTTACATCAACTTTCATAAGATTCTTTCCTCAAGTGAAGGCCAGATATGATTATGGGATGCTAATTTTCATTTTGACATTTTGTTTGGTTTCAATATCTGGTTTCCGAGTGGGTGAAATAGTGGATATGGCTCATAAAAGATTGTCCACTATACTCATTGGTGCCTCTGTTTGTGTTATTGTCTCAATCTTTGTTTGCCCTGTCTGGGCTGGTGAAGATCTCCACAAATTAGTGGCTCAAAATATGGAGAAGCTTGGCAAGTTTTTAGAAG GATTTGGAGAAGAGATTTCTAAATCTTCAGAGGGTGTAGAATCAAAAGATGCTAAAACAACCTTGATCGAGTACAAAAGTGTTCTCAATTCAAAGAATGCTGAAGAAATTTTG GCTAATTTTGCAAGATGGGAGCCAGGGCACGGGCAATTTAAGTATAGACATCCATGGAAACAATACTTGAAAATTGGAAGTCTCACTAGGCAATGTGCTTGCAGAGTTGACGCACTCAATGGCTATATCAACTCTGAAATCAAA GCACCAGAAGAGATCAAAAATATAATCaaggaaacaacaacaaaaatgagCATAGAATCTGGTAAAGCACTAAAAGAACTAGCACGTTCTATAAAAACAATGACTTGTCCCTTGTCAGCAAATAAACATGTCTCAAACGCAAAAACAGCAGCCAAGAATCTGAAATCACTTCTCATATCAGGTTTCTGGGAAGATATTAACTTACTAGAAGTCATACCAGTGGCTGCAGTTGCATCAATACTAACCGATATCGTCATTTGTGTCGAAGAAATTGCTGAATCTGTTAATGAGCTTGCTTCTTTAGCTCATTTTAGCAGCAAAGAAACAAAGGTAGATTCATCAAAAGAATCCAATATTGAAGCAACACAAAGCAGAAAAATACATGCTTGTTCTCAACATGTTGTTATTACTATTCAGGAGGGTGCACAAGTCCAATCTTCAGTTCAACTAACGGACCAGAATATGAAATTGTGA